Proteins from one Listeria weihenstephanensis genomic window:
- a CDS encoding ABC transporter permease, with translation MSRKIQALVIPVTAVILGLLFGALIMLLFGYNPVDAYIALFQGAFGDSFYLGETIRQATPYILVGLSIAVAFKAGLFNIGAEGQLLMGWIGAVAVGLTFDGLDKWIHLPLALLAGIVCGAFWAFIPGILKATLKVNEVIVTIMLNYTALYIFNYVVQNVLTKQMDKTPEVPASASLQSEFLQEMTQYSSLHWGILIAVGCALIMWLVINKTTFGYELKSVGFNQNASKYAGMSVAKTIVISMIIAGGLAGLAGAMEGLGNYGTAYVLPTSPGTGFDGIAVALLGGNSPIGIIFSAILFGALKVGSLNMPAVAGVPNELVNVVIALIIFFVASSYIIRWAMDKFAKGAKTK, from the coding sequence ATGTCTAGAAAAATACAAGCCCTTGTCATACCAGTCACGGCCGTTATACTTGGTTTGCTGTTCGGTGCGCTTATCATGTTACTTTTCGGATACAATCCAGTAGACGCCTATATTGCTCTTTTCCAAGGTGCGTTTGGTGACTCTTTCTATCTCGGAGAAACAATTCGTCAAGCAACGCCTTACATTTTAGTCGGTTTATCCATTGCGGTTGCTTTTAAAGCCGGACTATTCAATATCGGTGCAGAAGGTCAGCTCTTGATGGGCTGGATCGGTGCGGTTGCTGTCGGTTTAACGTTCGATGGTTTAGACAAATGGATCCATCTACCGCTTGCATTGCTTGCTGGTATTGTCTGTGGCGCTTTCTGGGCTTTCATTCCCGGGATTTTAAAAGCCACGCTAAAAGTCAATGAAGTAATCGTTACAATCATGTTAAACTACACGGCGCTTTATATTTTCAACTACGTCGTGCAAAACGTGCTAACAAAACAAATGGACAAAACACCAGAAGTTCCCGCATCTGCTTCACTTCAATCAGAATTCTTGCAAGAAATGACGCAATATTCGTCGCTTCATTGGGGAATATTGATCGCTGTTGGTTGCGCGCTTATTATGTGGCTTGTTATTAATAAAACAACCTTTGGCTATGAGCTGAAATCAGTTGGTTTCAACCAAAACGCTTCCAAATATGCAGGGATGAGCGTCGCGAAAACGATTGTCATTTCGATGATTATTGCTGGAGGTCTTGCAGGACTTGCGGGCGCGATGGAAGGTCTTGGAAACTACGGTACAGCTTATGTACTACCAACATCTCCAGGTACCGGTTTTGACGGAATTGCCGTTGCTTTACTCGGCGGTAACTCACCAATTGGTATTATCTTCTCCGCTATTCTGTTCGGAGCGCTAAAAGTAGGATCGCTAAACATGCCTGCTGTCGCTGGAGTTCCAAACGAGCTAGTAAACGTGGTTATCGCGCTTATTATCTTCTTCGTTGCTTCCAGTTATATTATTCGCTGGGCTATGGATAAATTTGCGAAAGGGGCGAAAACAAAATGA
- a CDS encoding ABC transporter ATP-binding protein: MDYVIEMLGIRKEFSGFVANDNITLQLKRGEIHALLGENGAGKSTLMNVLFGLYEPDGGEIRVNGKTEVINSPNKANDLGIGMVHQHFMLVDKFTVAENIILGKEPSKFGVIEKKKALEEIQSISDRYGLKVDPNARISDISIGMQQRVEILKTLYRGADILIFDEPTAVLTPQEIKELISIMRRLIKEGKSIILITHKLKEIMDVCDRVTVIRRGKGMGTVNVPETSPQALANLMVGREVVFTTEKTPATPGKDVLEVKDLVVKESRGVESVRGLNLTVRAGEIVGIAGVDGNGQSELIQAISGLTKTTNGSILLKGEHIENKKPRRITESGLGHIPEDRHKHGLVLEMSLGENIALQTYYKKPISNKGFLNHKEMYDFARKLIEEYDVRASSEYVAAKALSGGNQQKAIIAREISRDPDFLIAAQPTRGLDVGAIEFIHRRLIEQRDEGKAILLMSFELDEIMNVSDRIAVIYEGKIVAIVKPEETTEQELGLLMAGSAKAEAGEKTHV; this comes from the coding sequence GTGGATTATGTTATTGAAATGTTAGGGATCAGAAAAGAGTTTTCTGGGTTTGTAGCTAACGATAACATTACCTTACAGCTGAAGCGTGGCGAGATTCACGCGTTGTTAGGTGAGAATGGTGCTGGAAAATCAACACTAATGAATGTTTTGTTCGGTCTTTATGAACCAGATGGTGGCGAAATTCGCGTTAACGGTAAAACGGAAGTGATCAATAGCCCTAACAAAGCCAATGATCTTGGAATTGGTATGGTACATCAACATTTTATGCTCGTTGATAAATTTACCGTTGCCGAAAATATTATTTTAGGCAAAGAACCGAGTAAATTTGGCGTTATCGAAAAGAAAAAAGCGCTAGAAGAAATTCAATCTATTTCCGATCGTTACGGTTTGAAAGTGGATCCAAACGCTAGAATAAGTGATATTTCAATCGGTATGCAACAGCGCGTGGAAATTTTAAAAACATTGTATCGCGGTGCAGATATTCTGATTTTCGATGAACCAACAGCCGTTTTGACACCACAAGAAATTAAAGAGCTCATTTCCATCATGCGTAGATTGATTAAAGAGGGTAAATCGATTATTTTAATCACACATAAATTAAAAGAAATCATGGATGTTTGTGATCGCGTCACTGTTATTCGTCGCGGTAAAGGTATGGGAACCGTCAATGTTCCTGAAACAAGCCCGCAAGCACTTGCCAATCTCATGGTTGGACGCGAAGTAGTCTTTACAACCGAGAAAACACCCGCGACCCCAGGAAAAGATGTTTTAGAAGTGAAAGACCTAGTTGTGAAGGAAAGTCGTGGCGTAGAGAGTGTTCGTGGACTAAACCTGACTGTTCGAGCCGGCGAAATCGTCGGGATCGCAGGTGTGGATGGTAATGGTCAAAGCGAACTCATTCAAGCTATTTCAGGACTTACTAAAACAACCAATGGCTCTATTCTACTAAAAGGCGAGCATATCGAGAATAAAAAACCACGTCGTATCACAGAATCTGGTCTCGGCCACATTCCGGAAGATCGTCATAAACACGGGCTTGTTCTAGAAATGTCGCTTGGCGAAAATATCGCTTTACAAACGTACTATAAAAAACCGATTTCAAATAAAGGTTTCCTCAACCATAAAGAAATGTATGACTTTGCTCGTAAGCTTATTGAAGAGTATGATGTTCGCGCAAGTAGCGAGTATGTTGCGGCTAAAGCACTTTCGGGTGGGAATCAACAAAAGGCGATTATTGCGCGTGAAATTAGTCGCGACCCAGATTTTCTCATCGCCGCTCAACCGACACGTGGACTTGATGTAGGTGCGATTGAATTTATTCATAGACGCCTTATTGAACAACGTGATGAAGGAAAAGCAATTTTACTAATGTCCTTTGAGCTCGATGAAATTATGAACGTTAGTGATCGCATCGCCGTTATTTATGAAGGTAAAATTGTTGCAATCGTGAAACCAGAAGAAACGACTGAGCAAGAACTCGGCTTACTGATGGCTGGTTCGGCAAAAGCGGAAGCGGGGGAGAAAACGCATGTCTAG
- a CDS encoding BMP family lipoprotein, whose protein sequence is MKKRTFALALSMVLATSVVLGACGSSDDSKKSSGDSDKFTVAMVTDTGGVDDRSFNQSAWEGIQKFGKANDLEKGTDGYNYLQSASEADFKTNLNTAVRNDFSLIFGIGYKLKDAIEDVSKQKPKNKFALVDDTITDRDNVASIGFADQDGSFLVGVVAGLTTKTNKVGFIGGVKGAVIDRFEAGVTEGVKAVNPKAEVKVQYANDFAKADKGQQIAAGMYNGGADIIFHAAGATGNGVFAEAKNLKKKDPARAVWVIGVDRDQWDEGAVTANDGKEYNVTLTSEIKRVDIAVEDLATRTKAGDFPGGEKIEYGLDKNAVGLSASQDNLSKDVLAKVDEYKQKIIDGDIKVPEKP, encoded by the coding sequence GTGAAAAAGCGTACATTTGCTTTAGCACTATCCATGGTTTTGGCGACAAGTGTTGTACTTGGAGCATGTGGATCATCAGATGACAGTAAGAAGAGTAGCGGAGACAGTGATAAATTTACTGTAGCCATGGTAACAGACACTGGTGGGGTAGATGACCGTTCATTTAACCAATCAGCATGGGAAGGTATTCAAAAATTTGGTAAAGCGAACGACCTTGAAAAAGGAACAGATGGTTATAACTACTTACAATCCGCTTCAGAAGCTGATTTCAAAACTAACTTAAACACTGCTGTTCGTAACGATTTTAGCCTTATTTTTGGTATTGGTTACAAATTAAAAGATGCTATTGAAGATGTTTCCAAGCAAAAACCAAAAAATAAATTCGCACTTGTGGATGATACAATTACAGATCGTGATAACGTTGCAAGTATCGGCTTTGCTGACCAAGACGGTTCATTTTTAGTTGGTGTTGTTGCAGGTCTTACAACTAAAACAAATAAAGTTGGATTTATTGGTGGCGTTAAAGGTGCCGTAATCGATCGTTTTGAAGCAGGAGTCACAGAAGGCGTTAAAGCCGTGAATCCTAAAGCAGAAGTGAAAGTTCAATATGCCAATGATTTCGCTAAAGCAGATAAAGGACAACAAATTGCAGCTGGTATGTATAACGGTGGCGCAGATATTATTTTCCACGCAGCTGGTGCCACTGGTAATGGTGTCTTTGCAGAAGCTAAAAACTTGAAGAAAAAAGATCCAGCACGTGCCGTTTGGGTAATCGGTGTTGACCGTGACCAATGGGATGAAGGTGCTGTCACTGCAAATGATGGCAAAGAATATAACGTAACACTAACATCTGAAATCAAACGTGTTGATATCGCAGTAGAAGATTTGGCAACACGTACGAAAGCTGGAGATTTCCCAGGTGGCGAAAAGATTGAATACGGTCTTGATAAAAATGCTGTCGGTCTTTCTGCAAGCCAAGATAACCTATCAAAAGATGTTCTAGCTAAAGTAGACGAATATAAACAAAAAATCATTGATGGCGACATTAAAGTTCCAGAAAAACCTTGA
- the proG gene encoding pyrroline-5-carboxylate reductase ProG codes for MKVGFIGYGSMADLLTRQLLAHANVSPEDIIIYTRSENERLQEIHDLFPNITISKTSQAVFEQAQHTFVCVLPLAVLPVLLENKPALTKDSHVISIAAGVSVDDLKHVTTAAQYSKLIPSLTTSVGVGTSLVNHDVAVSKENQAWLDEALGTFSSVMEVAEENIDLASDLTSSSPGFIAAIFEQFVQAAVRKSDLTEAQVFQMISNSLAGTSKLLSEQGYTFDSLIKRVATKGGITAEGVDLSQDKLPAFFDELLVRTADKYADHHAEINEQIKELF; via the coding sequence ATGAAAGTTGGATTTATTGGGTATGGTAGCATGGCGGATCTTTTGACGAGACAATTATTAGCGCATGCCAATGTGTCACCAGAGGATATTATTATTTATACGCGTTCTGAAAATGAGCGATTGCAGGAAATTCACGATTTATTCCCTAACATCACGATTAGTAAAACGAGTCAGGCTGTTTTTGAGCAAGCACAGCACACGTTTGTTTGCGTCTTGCCACTTGCCGTCTTACCTGTTTTGCTTGAAAACAAACCGGCTTTAACAAAAGATTCGCATGTCATTTCAATCGCAGCAGGGGTTTCTGTCGATGATTTAAAACACGTGACGACGGCGGCGCAATACAGCAAGTTAATCCCTTCTTTAACGACATCGGTTGGTGTTGGTACAAGTCTGGTGAATCATGATGTTGCCGTTTCAAAAGAGAATCAAGCGTGGCTAGATGAGGCGCTAGGAACGTTTAGTTCGGTTATGGAAGTTGCGGAAGAGAATATTGATTTGGCAAGTGATCTTACGAGTTCGTCGCCAGGTTTCATTGCAGCCATTTTTGAGCAATTCGTTCAAGCAGCTGTCCGTAAGTCGGACCTGACAGAAGCGCAAGTTTTCCAAATGATTAGTAACTCTCTAGCTGGCACATCAAAATTGCTGTCAGAACAAGGTTACACGTTTGATTCGTTGATTAAACGCGTGGCTACAAAAGGCGGGATTACAGCGGAAGGCGTGGACTTAAGTCAAGATAAGTTACCTGCATTTTTTGATGAGTTGCTCGTGCGGACGGCGGACAAGTACGCGGATCATCATGCGGAAATTAATGAACAAATAAAAGAATTATTTTAA
- a CDS encoding DNA translocase FtsK has translation MANQTKKKTARSKKTTRKKKQTTKSYSFEISGVIMAGLSLIGIFNLGFIGRLVYALGEFVAGDLSIVLLAGLTILGIYFIFKGSFPRMFTKRLNGAYLIFIGLLIFFEMWYVTHVLADGSPVFGSMWKLLVENIAHPSQVGSVGGGVIGSGIVAITYFLVDRIGTNIIAAILLLYGLSLVTGIPLRTAFAKIGAFSNGVFQKVQSLFERDKKRKPKPKKAPKAKKEKVAAPKPVLEVAQEQEEKALPPIISNFQQAKEVAKQEKVVEEDTAPITFQQESFENEIYQLPPIDLLTPAKPTDQSKEYDQIKANAQKLEATFESFGVKAKITQVHLGPAVTKYEVQPSVGVKVSKIVGLSDDIALALAAKDIRIEAPIPGKSAIGIEVANQTVAMVALREVLENNPNERPEEKLQIALGRDISGEAIVASLDKMPHLLVAGATGSGKSVCINGIITSILLRAKPHEVKMMMIDPKMVELNVYNGIPHLLAPVVTNPKKAAQALQKVVSEMERRYDLFSHTGTRNMAGYNANVRQHNEKNEAKQAELPFIVVIVDELADLMMVASNDVEDAITRLAQMARAAGIHLIIATQRPSVDVITGVIKANIPSRIAFAVSSSIDSRTILDMGGAEKLLGRGDMLFLPVGSSKPVRIQGAFLSDQEVEDIVSFVVAQQKAQYNEDMIPDDVPDVPVDAEDELYNEAVELVREMQTASVSMLQRKFRIGYNRAARIIDEMEQRGVVGPHEGSKPRRVNISDSPEYED, from the coding sequence TTGGCAAATCAAACAAAGAAAAAAACAGCTCGCTCGAAAAAAACGACGAGAAAGAAAAAACAAACAACAAAATCATATTCTTTTGAGATAAGCGGCGTCATTATGGCTGGGCTTAGTCTCATTGGTATTTTCAATCTAGGCTTTATCGGTCGACTAGTATATGCGTTAGGCGAGTTTGTAGCAGGGGATTTATCCATCGTACTACTTGCTGGATTGACTATTTTGGGTATTTATTTTATTTTTAAAGGCTCATTTCCGAGAATGTTTACAAAACGCTTGAATGGCGCCTATTTGATTTTTATTGGTTTACTGATCTTTTTTGAAATGTGGTATGTGACGCACGTTTTAGCAGATGGTTCTCCAGTATTTGGATCGATGTGGAAACTGCTCGTGGAAAATATCGCCCACCCAAGCCAAGTTGGTAGTGTAGGCGGCGGCGTTATTGGTTCGGGAATCGTTGCGATTACATATTTTCTAGTTGATCGTATTGGAACAAATATTATTGCGGCGATTCTGTTGCTTTATGGTCTATCACTTGTGACCGGGATTCCTTTGCGTACAGCCTTTGCGAAGATTGGTGCTTTTTCAAATGGCGTATTCCAAAAGGTACAAAGCTTATTTGAGCGGGATAAAAAACGGAAGCCAAAACCTAAAAAAGCTCCAAAAGCGAAGAAAGAAAAAGTGGCCGCGCCAAAGCCTGTGCTAGAAGTGGCCCAAGAACAGGAAGAAAAAGCGTTACCACCGATCATTTCCAATTTTCAACAAGCGAAAGAAGTGGCGAAACAAGAAAAAGTAGTAGAAGAAGACACAGCGCCGATCACGTTTCAACAAGAATCATTCGAAAATGAAATTTACCAATTACCGCCGATTGATTTGTTGACGCCTGCAAAACCGACAGATCAAAGTAAAGAGTATGATCAAATCAAGGCGAATGCTCAAAAACTAGAAGCGACATTTGAAAGTTTTGGCGTGAAGGCGAAAATTACGCAGGTTCACCTTGGCCCCGCTGTTACAAAATATGAAGTACAGCCATCCGTTGGGGTAAAAGTAAGCAAGATTGTAGGACTAAGTGATGATATCGCCTTAGCACTCGCCGCAAAAGACATCCGAATTGAAGCGCCTATTCCAGGTAAATCAGCTATTGGGATTGAAGTTGCCAATCAAACGGTAGCCATGGTCGCACTCCGAGAAGTATTAGAAAACAATCCGAATGAGCGCCCAGAAGAGAAGTTGCAAATTGCCTTGGGACGCGATATTTCTGGTGAAGCCATCGTTGCAAGCTTGGACAAAATGCCACATTTACTCGTCGCTGGAGCAACAGGTAGCGGAAAATCCGTATGTATTAACGGAATTATCACGAGTATTTTACTTCGCGCAAAACCGCATGAAGTGAAAATGATGATGATCGATCCAAAAATGGTGGAATTAAATGTTTATAATGGGATTCCTCATTTACTAGCACCCGTTGTGACTAACCCAAAAAAGGCGGCACAAGCTTTGCAAAAAGTTGTTTCTGAAATGGAACGCCGTTACGATCTGTTCTCTCATACAGGAACGCGAAATATGGCCGGCTATAACGCCAATGTTCGTCAACACAATGAAAAAAATGAAGCAAAACAAGCCGAATTACCGTTTATCGTCGTGATTGTTGATGAATTAGCCGACCTAATGATGGTGGCATCAAACGATGTTGAGGATGCTATCACACGCCTAGCTCAAATGGCTCGTGCTGCAGGAATCCATCTCATTATCGCAACGCAACGACCATCCGTCGACGTTATAACCGGTGTCATTAAAGCAAATATCCCGTCACGGATTGCTTTTGCCGTATCGAGTTCCATCGATTCCCGTACTATTTTAGATATGGGTGGCGCTGAAAAATTACTTGGTCGCGGGGACATGCTCTTTCTTCCAGTTGGATCAAGTAAGCCCGTTCGAATTCAAGGTGCATTTTTATCTGACCAAGAAGTAGAGGATATTGTTTCCTTCGTCGTAGCACAACAAAAAGCGCAGTACAACGAAGATATGATTCCAGACGATGTTCCAGATGTGCCGGTTGACGCAGAAGACGAACTTTACAATGAAGCTGTCGAACTTGTCCGAGAAATGCAAACCGCGTCTGTTTCGATGCTCCAACGCAAATTCCGTATAGGTTACAACCGTGCGGCTCGTATCATTGATGAAATGGAGCAACGAGGTGTTGTCGGTCCGCATGAAGGTAGTAAACCACGTCGCGTCAATATTAGCGATTCACCAGAGTATGAAGACTAG
- a CDS encoding YitT family protein: protein MDEKVVQDVFVKKRNKTKWFIYKMLMITLGAVLMGVGLELFLVNNRILDGGIVGVSIIISQLTPAPLGVLTFVLNIPFFIIGYRKIGKNFALVTLYGIAVMSIVTLILHDLEPVTDDLLLATVFGGVTLGLGVGIVIRNGGALDGTEIVSIIINGKTPFSTGQIIMAINIVIFLVAGLVFNWDRAMYSLITYFLAYKVIDIVISGLDESKSAFIISHHYEKIGAEIIEQLGKGVTYIDATGGYSGDIKKVVFVIISRFEEPKLISILDDIDPDAFLAVGNNMSEVRGGKQMNMKTPRL, encoded by the coding sequence ATTGATGAAAAAGTAGTACAAGATGTCTTTGTAAAAAAACGTAACAAAACAAAGTGGTTTATCTATAAAATGTTAATGATCACGTTAGGCGCTGTATTAATGGGTGTTGGTTTAGAATTATTTTTAGTAAATAATCGGATCTTAGATGGCGGCATTGTTGGTGTTTCCATCATTATCTCACAATTAACACCAGCGCCATTAGGTGTACTAACATTTGTTTTAAATATTCCGTTCTTTATAATCGGATATCGTAAAATTGGTAAAAATTTCGCATTAGTCACGCTATACGGCATTGCAGTTATGTCGATTGTGACGCTGATATTGCATGATTTAGAACCAGTCACAGATGATCTACTGCTAGCTACCGTATTTGGCGGTGTGACACTTGGACTTGGTGTTGGAATTGTCATTCGAAATGGTGGTGCGCTTGATGGGACCGAGATTGTTTCCATCATTATCAATGGAAAAACACCATTTTCAACGGGACAAATTATTATGGCGATCAATATCGTGATTTTCTTAGTCGCTGGTCTCGTTTTTAACTGGGATCGTGCCATGTATTCTCTGATCACGTATTTTCTAGCGTACAAAGTGATCGACATTGTCATTAGCGGTTTAGACGAATCGAAAAGTGCTTTTATTATCAGCCATCACTACGAAAAAATTGGTGCCGAGATTATTGAACAGCTTGGAAAAGGCGTTACTTACATCGATGCAACAGGTGGTTATTCTGGCGACATAAAAAAAGTAGTTTTCGTTATTATCTCCCGTTTTGAAGAACCAAAACTCATTTCTATTTTAGATGACATTGATCCAGATGCCTTTCTCGCAGTTGGAAATAATATGTCGGAAGTTCGCGGTGGAAAACAGATGAATATGAAAACACCGCGCCTTTAA
- a CDS encoding oxygen-dependent tRNA uridine(34) hydroxylase TrhO, which produces MSSYQVLLYYKYTTIDNPEQFAAEHLAMCKEIGLKGRILVAEEGINGTVSGTTEETEKYIEAMHADTRFADMVFKIDEADKHAFQKMHVRPRPEIVSLSLENDVNPLEITGNYMEPAEFREALQDENTVVLDARNDYEFDLGHFRGAIRPDIETFRDLPEWVEENRDMFEDKKVVTYCTGGIRCEKFSGWLKTAGFEDVSQLHGGIATYGKDETVKGDLWDGMMYVFDERIAVPINRVDHTIVGKDYFDGTPCERYINCANPYCNKQILASVENEEKYLRSCSHECRTHPANLYVKKHALSPEELEARLASVK; this is translated from the coding sequence ATGAGCAGCTATCAAGTGTTGTTATATTACAAATACACAACGATTGATAATCCTGAACAATTCGCAGCCGAACACCTCGCTATGTGCAAGGAAATCGGTCTTAAGGGGCGGATTTTAGTGGCAGAGGAAGGCATTAATGGCACTGTTTCAGGAACAACAGAGGAAACGGAGAAATATATCGAGGCAATGCACGCAGATACACGTTTTGCTGATATGGTATTCAAAATTGATGAGGCGGATAAACATGCGTTCCAAAAAATGCACGTACGTCCACGCCCAGAGATTGTCTCGCTTTCCCTTGAAAATGACGTCAATCCTTTAGAAATCACCGGAAATTACATGGAACCAGCAGAATTCCGCGAGGCTTTACAAGACGAAAATACCGTTGTTTTGGACGCTAGAAACGATTATGAATTCGATCTTGGCCATTTCCGCGGGGCCATTCGTCCTGACATTGAAACATTCCGTGATCTACCAGAATGGGTAGAGGAAAATCGTGATATGTTTGAAGATAAGAAAGTCGTTACTTACTGTACTGGTGGAATTCGATGTGAGAAATTCTCTGGGTGGTTAAAAACAGCTGGTTTTGAAGACGTTTCTCAATTACACGGCGGTATTGCAACATATGGTAAGGATGAAACTGTAAAAGGTGATCTTTGGGATGGTATGATGTACGTTTTTGATGAGCGTATCGCTGTTCCGATTAATCGCGTGGATCACACGATTGTCGGCAAAGATTACTTCGACGGCACGCCTTGTGAACGTTACATTAACTGTGCAAATCCTTACTGTAACAAACAAATTTTAGCTTCCGTTGAAAATGAAGAAAAATATTTACGCAGTTGCTCCCACGAATGTCGGACGCATCCTGCCAATCTCTACGTTAAAAAACATGCACTTAGTCCAGAAGAGTTAGAAGCTAGACTAGCAAGTGTAAAATAA
- the fni gene encoding type 2 isopentenyl-diphosphate Delta-isomerase: protein MREEERSRRKDEHIALAYRQYQENASSFEDIRFIPQSLPDFHKEDVALHTYFAGQKFELPFYINAMTGGSARTQKVNQDLAIIAREVGVAMAVGSQSAALKNPDLEDTYKVVRAEHPDGLIFANISADNTVDDARKAVDMLRANALQIHINVAQELVMKEGDRDFSNWLRAIEKIIALQEFPVIVKEVGFGMSREMMQQLQNIGVETIDLGGKGGTNFARIEGDRRRDQAYDFLGDWGLTTAESLLDCQNSTAEILASGGIKTPLDVVKCLSLGAKSVGIAGAVLYELKKSDVETTIQVFQGWSNQLKSLMTLLNAKTVAELVHKPLLIQGELQEFAKLRHINIDLFANRDN, encoded by the coding sequence ATGAGGGAAGAAGAGAGGTCACGTCGAAAAGACGAACATATTGCGCTAGCTTACAGACAATATCAAGAAAATGCGTCATCTTTTGAGGATATTCGATTTATACCGCAATCTTTGCCTGATTTTCACAAGGAAGATGTGGCATTACATACCTATTTTGCGGGTCAAAAATTCGAATTGCCGTTCTATATTAATGCGATGACGGGCGGAAGTGCGCGAACGCAAAAAGTGAATCAAGATTTGGCTATTATTGCACGTGAAGTTGGTGTCGCGATGGCAGTTGGATCCCAATCAGCCGCACTAAAGAATCCTGATTTGGAAGATACGTATAAGGTTGTTCGAGCCGAGCATCCAGATGGACTTATTTTCGCCAATATAAGTGCTGACAATACGGTTGACGATGCTCGAAAAGCGGTCGACATGCTTCGTGCCAATGCTTTACAAATACATATTAACGTAGCGCAGGAATTGGTGATGAAGGAGGGCGATCGTGATTTTTCGAATTGGTTGCGCGCGATTGAAAAAATTATCGCCTTGCAGGAATTTCCTGTTATTGTGAAGGAAGTTGGCTTTGGAATGAGTCGAGAGATGATGCAGCAATTGCAAAATATTGGTGTGGAGACGATTGATTTAGGCGGAAAAGGTGGTACTAACTTTGCGAGGATAGAGGGAGATAGAAGGCGCGATCAAGCTTACGATTTCTTGGGAGACTGGGGTTTAACAACAGCTGAATCCCTACTTGATTGCCAAAATAGTACAGCAGAAATTCTTGCTTCTGGTGGGATTAAGACGCCTCTAGATGTTGTGAAATGCCTGTCGCTTGGTGCGAAATCGGTCGGAATTGCAGGAGCTGTTTTATATGAACTGAAAAAAAGTGATGTGGAAACGACGATTCAGGTATTTCAAGGTTGGTCGAACCAGTTGAAGAGCTTGATGACGCTTTTAAATGCAAAAACAGTAGCTGAGTTAGTTCATAAACCACTGCTTATACAAGGGGAGTTACAAGAGTTCGCGAAATTGCGCCATATTAATATCGATCTTTTCGCTAATCGAGACAATTAA
- a CDS encoding DUF1033 family protein codes for MEEFQVIVTKGEYEPWWFFEEWQKDIESIFTYTEKEEALAKYQTLAEKLRDIYPHSAVKKSVLLATWSEDETQYCEECEDDIQTFHGLILFQNGAVYEPTADEQAMYFSFAEELDMSKDA; via the coding sequence ATGGAAGAATTTCAAGTCATTGTTACGAAAGGCGAATACGAGCCCTGGTGGTTTTTTGAAGAATGGCAAAAGGATATTGAGTCGATTTTTACGTATACAGAGAAAGAAGAAGCGCTTGCGAAATATCAAACATTAGCCGAAAAATTAAGAGACATTTATCCGCATAGTGCTGTTAAAAAATCCGTATTACTAGCGACTTGGTCTGAAGATGAGACGCAGTATTGCGAAGAGTGTGAGGACGATATTCAAACGTTTCATGGTCTTATATTATTTCAAAATGGAGCGGTGTATGAACCGACAGCAGACGAACAAGCCATGTATTTTTCTTTTGCAGAGGAATTAGATATGTCAAAGGACGCCTGA
- a CDS encoding acylphosphatase produces the protein MARKTVIMRVTGMVQGVGFRYTTKHLAYKMNVSGTVKNLEDGSVEIQAIAEESDLEKFIEAVKKGPSPSAQIGEVYIYKDAPVEEQKTFDIEY, from the coding sequence ATGGCTCGTAAAACAGTAATTATGCGTGTAACTGGAATGGTACAAGGCGTTGGATTTCGCTACACAACAAAACATTTAGCGTACAAAATGAACGTAAGCGGTACCGTTAAAAATTTAGAGGATGGCTCCGTTGAAATCCAAGCTATCGCGGAAGAATCTGACTTAGAAAAATTCATCGAAGCAGTGAAAAAAGGACCTTCTCCTTCCGCGCAAATTGGTGAGGTTTATATCTATAAAGACGCTCCTGTTGAAGAACAAAAAACATTTGATATCGAGTACTAG